One window of the Camarhynchus parvulus chromosome 24, STF_HiC, whole genome shotgun sequence genome contains the following:
- the DDX25 gene encoding ATP-dependent RNA helicase DDX25 produces the protein MNKLIHTSLVESQQHVEILQRDPSSPLFSIKTFEELPLKKELLQGVYMMGFNRPSKIQEQALPLMLAYPPQNLIAQSQSGTGKTAAFVLAMLSRASASEKYPQCLCLAPTYELALQIGQVVRAIGKFCTDIKVNYAVRGNRVLKGTVLEEQIIIGTPGTTLDWCFKQRILDLTKISLFVLDEADIMIDTQGLSCQSIRIHRALPKSCQVLLFSATYKEPVRAFAERIIPDPIVIKLREEELTLSNIRQYFMVCQSSDEQYRALCNLYGSFTIGQVMIFCQTRRLADWLSAKMSRDGHQVAILTAELTVVQRASVIQRFREGKEKVLIATNVCARGIDVQQVTTVVNFGLPMDQDGEPDFETYLHRIGRAGRFGHRGIAFSVVQRETVRLVHKIEEYFQTTIKQLDPYDMDELEKLAAE, from the exons ATGAACAAGTTGATCCACACGTCCCTGGTGGAGTCCCAGCAGCACGTGGAGATCCTGCAGCGAGACCCCAGCTCCCCACTCTTTTCCATCAAGACCTTtgaggagctgcccct GAAgaaggagctcctgcagggcgTTTATATGATGGGCTTCAACAGACCATCCAAAATCCAGGAGCAGGCTCTGCCCCTCATGCTGGCATACCC GCCCCAAAATCTGATTGCCCAGAGCCAgtcagggacagggaaaacagcagcttttgtCTTGGCCATGTTGAGCAGAGCCAGTGCCAGCGAGAAATATCCGCAG tGCCTGTGCCTGGCTCCCACCTACGAGCTGGCCCTGCAGATCGGGCAGGTGGTGCGCGCCATTGGGAAGTTCTGCACGGACATCAAGGTGAACTACGCTGTCCGGGGAAACCGAG TTCTGAAGGGCacagtgctggaggagcagatcATCATTGGAACACCAGGCACCACCCTGGACTGGTGCTTCAAGCAACGCATCCTGGACCTGACAAAGATCTCCTTGTTCGTGCTGGATGAGGCTGACATCATGATCGACACGCAGGGCCTCTCCTGTCAGAGCATCCGCATCCACAG ggctcttCCCAAGAGCTGCCAAGTGCTGCTGTTCTCAGCCACTTACAAGGAGCCCGTGCGGGCCTTTGCGGAGAGGATCATCCCCGACCCCATCGTGATCAAGCTGCGTGAGGAGGAGCTCACCCTGAGCAACATCAGGCAGTACTTCATGGTGTGCCAGAGCTCAGATGAGCAGTACAGGGCCCTCTGCAACCTCTATGGCAGCTTCACCATCGGTCAGGTCATGATCTTCTGCCAG ACCCGGAGGCTGGCAGACTGGCTGTCGGCGAAGATGAGCCGGGACGGGCACCAAGTGGCCATcctgacagcagagctgacGGTGGTGCAGCGGGCCAGCGTCATCCAGCGCTTCCGTGAGGGCAAGGAGAAGGTCCTGATCGCCACCAACGTCTGTGCCAGAG GCATTGATGTGCAGCAGGTGACCACGGTGGTGAACTTTGGGCTGCCCATGGATCAGGACGGCGAGCCGGATTTTGAGACCTACCTGCACCGCATTGGGAGGGCAGGGCGCTTCGGGCACCGCGGCATCGCCTTCAGCGTGGTGCAGAGAGAGACCGTGCGCCTCGTGCACAAGATTGAGGAGTATTTCC AGACCACGATCAAGCAGCTGGATCCGTACGACATGGACGAGCTGGAGAAGCTTGCAGCTGAGTGA
- the HYLS1 gene encoding hydrolethalus syndrome protein 1 yields MEKVLRAEYQEQLAADLSPQSSWQGYSDVPSSFQDDPYADSSIISGIQSDVPMDQREARRLVMKRKVLRHRPDGRVEVSDESPSIKSDINTYPWDLGHSRTYTDDAISEGGTETTSGTLEDFLHYEDDDWFLEDKPYSLLGDFGSDTISKRSVPRGRSPTVPAYIAPQAERVKRTDPVARLNAYRQDWERFRFPGQDSHQGLRWATRTQMLQSGLPRRAQKRLVPNTYEVPTTKKRDSLRFGVRWDLAHCNMPRRNTTS; encoded by the coding sequence ATGGAGAAGGTGCTAAGAGCAGAGtaccaggagcagctggcagctgatctgagcccacagagctcctggcagggataCAGCGACGTGCCATCGTCTTTCCAGGATGATCCCTATGCTGACTCATCCATCATTTCTGGCATACAGTCAGACGTGCCCATGGATCAGAGGGAAGCCAGGAGGTTGGTGATGAAGAGGAAGGTGCTGAGGCACAGACCCGATGGAAGGGTGGAGGTCTCCGATGAGTCACCGAGCATCAAGTCAGATATAAACACCTATCCATGGGACCTGGGGCATTCCAGGACTTACACGGATGACGCCATCTCCGAAGGGGGAACAGAGACCACCAGTGGCACCTTGGAGGACTTCCTGCACTATGAGGATGATGACTGGTTCCTTGAGGACAAGCCCTACTCTCTCctcggggattttgggagcgACACTATATCCAAGCGCTCCGTGCCACGCGGGCGATCGCCCACGGTGCCCGCTTACATTGCTCCACAGGCTGAGAGAGTGAAGAGAACTGACCCGGTGGCCAGACTCAATGCATACAGGCAAGACTGGGAAAGATTCCGCTTTCCCGGGCAGGATTCCCACCAGGGCTTGCGCTGGGCCACGCGGACGCAGATGCTGCAGTCAGGGCTGCCGCGCCGGGCACAGAAGCGCCTCGTCCCCAACACGTACGAGGTGCCCACGACGAAGAAGCGCGACTCGCTGCGCTTCGGCGTGCGCTGGGACCTGGCCCACTGCAACATGCCCCGCCGGAACACCACCTCCTag